Proteins encoded in a region of the Methanofollis tationis genome:
- a CDS encoding HhH-GPD family protein, with translation MPFSDTHADYIRQFERALAVHGRGPEACAALRQVICHYFGHHGRQMAWRETENPYHIFVSEVMLQQTQVERVQVKYPLFIERFPDFASLAAARTEDLLAVWQGMGYNRRALSLRKAAEMVVDIFGGALPRTVADLQTLPGIGRATASSIAAFAFNAPTVFIETNIRRVCIHFFFRDSTDVTDAEILPLVAMTLDQKHPREFYWGMMDYGTMLKKRYPNPNRRSASYAKQTKFEGSDRQIRGKVLRILLEKGRHDPRSLFREAGVEPEKGGAILQKLIAEGFVAEEDGKYRLR, from the coding sequence ATGCCGTTTTCTGATACGCATGCCGACTACATCAGGCAGTTCGAGCGGGCGCTTGCGGTGCACGGGCGGGGCCCTGAGGCCTGTGCCGCCCTCCGCCAGGTGATCTGCCACTATTTTGGGCATCATGGACGGCAGATGGCATGGCGGGAGACGGAGAATCCCTATCATATTTTTGTGTCAGAGGTGATGCTCCAGCAGACACAGGTGGAAAGGGTGCAGGTGAAGTATCCCCTCTTCATCGAGCGGTTCCCTGACTTTGCCTCGCTTGCGGCGGCCAGGACAGAAGACCTCCTGGCGGTATGGCAGGGCATGGGCTACAACAGGAGGGCGCTCTCCCTCAGGAAGGCGGCAGAGATGGTCGTCGATATCTTTGGCGGCGCACTCCCCCGCACCGTCGCGGACCTCCAGACCCTGCCCGGCATCGGACGGGCCACGGCCTCCTCCATCGCCGCCTTCGCCTTCAACGCCCCGACGGTCTTCATCGAGACGAACATCCGCCGCGTCTGCATCCACTTCTTCTTCAGGGACAGCACGGACGTCACCGACGCCGAGATCCTCCCGCTTGTGGCGATGACCCTCGACCAGAAGCACCCGAGAGAGTTTTACTGGGGCATGATGGACTACGGGACGATGCTCAAGAAACGGTATCCAAACCCGAACCGGCGGAGCGCCTCCTATGCAAAGCAGACGAAGTTCGAGGGATCTGACCGGCAGATCCGGGGGAAGGTGCTCAGGATCCTTCTTGAAAAAGGCCGCCACGATCCCCGCTCCCTCTTCAGGGAGGCGGGGGTGGAGCCGGAAAAAGGAGGGGCTATCCTCCAGAAGCTGATCGCGGAGGGGTTTGTGGCAGAGGAAGACGGAAAATACCGTCTCCGGTGA
- a CDS encoding WD40 repeat domain-containing protein: MVLGVLTLLIVPAASGEEMAGPLWSIAVGGGVTSTAVTTDGSLTVAGTRDAGSVRIFDENGTEVWNYPTGCPVYQVSISGDGRFVAAASDKVRLFDRNGQIISNFDTGFFAYSTALSADGNYLAAGYDDSTIALYTAGGQEFWTAELDDDAVSLSLSSDGSYLAAGSKDERLYFFDNRGVPLWSYETGKTVMGVSVSPEGEYVAAGSLDKVIYFLDQEGVLLWRYIVGERVFDVSVSAGGKYVAAAAGTGLLLLDREGNLVWRYDAGNTVQGAAITPDGRRIALGVGSGAPAVHFLEGADVPDLAEGSESPDAWSLRAASDPYLMRAFIMADTGEVPTIAHDFDGVSIAGIVREEADPATPVTVRLTVGPEWTAAHGGQEGVVIVAARPDSLDSVPSLVETIPTSFVGYDPEGRLVFEGRSPYALTAYGIIAASEKEEGRTPGGGLVPLITGDGIFRLPLPQTPPRSASGG; this comes from the coding sequence ATGGTTCTTGGCGTTCTGACCCTTCTGATCGTCCCGGCGGCCTCGGGAGAAGAAATGGCCGGCCCTCTCTGGAGCATTGCCGTCGGCGGGGGTGTGACATCGACAGCAGTGACGACAGACGGCAGCCTGACCGTCGCGGGAACCCGTGATGCAGGAAGCGTCAGGATCTTTGACGAGAACGGCACTGAGGTCTGGAACTATCCGACCGGATGCCCGGTCTATCAGGTCTCGATATCGGGCGACGGCCGTTTTGTCGCCGCCGCATCTGATAAAGTCCGCCTTTTTGACAGAAACGGACAGATCATATCAAACTTTGATACGGGTTTTTTTGCCTACAGCACCGCCCTCTCTGCCGATGGAAACTATCTTGCCGCCGGGTATGACGACAGCACGATCGCCCTCTATACCGCAGGAGGTCAGGAGTTCTGGACCGCGGAACTCGACGACGATGCCGTTTCCCTGTCGCTCTCATCGGACGGGTCGTACCTGGCCGCCGGGTCCAAGGACGAGCGCCTGTATTTCTTCGACAACCGGGGCGTCCCCCTCTGGTCGTACGAGACCGGAAAGACGGTGATGGGGGTCTCGGTCTCACCTGAAGGCGAGTATGTGGCGGCCGGTTCGCTCGACAAGGTGATCTACTTCCTCGATCAGGAGGGTGTCCTGCTCTGGCGCTACATCGTCGGCGAGCGGGTATTCGATGTCTCGGTATCGGCCGGGGGCAAGTATGTGGCGGCCGCCGCCGGCACCGGCCTGCTCCTCCTGGACCGGGAGGGGAACCTGGTCTGGCGCTATGACGCCGGGAACACCGTCCAGGGAGCGGCGATCACCCCGGACGGGAGGAGGATCGCCCTCGGCGTCGGTTCCGGCGCCCCGGCCGTTCATTTCCTTGAGGGAGCAGATGTGCCTGACCTGGCAGAAGGTTCTGAATCTCCGGACGCCTGGAGCCTGAGGGCCGCCTCTGATCCCTATCTCATGCGGGCGTTTATCATGGCCGATACCGGCGAGGTCCCGACCATCGCCCACGACTTCGACGGCGTTTCGATCGCCGGGATCGTGCGTGAAGAGGCCGACCCGGCGACGCCGGTCACGGTTCGGCTGACCGTCGGGCCCGAGTGGACGGCCGCACACGGCGGTCAGGAGGGCGTGGTGATCGTGGCGGCACGCCCGGACTCCCTCGACAGCGTCCCCTCTCTGGTCGAGACGATCCCCACCTCGTTTGTCGGCTACGACCCCGAAGGCCGCCTGGTCTTTGAGGGTAGGTCCCCCTATGCCCTGACGGCCTACGGGATCATTGCGGCGTCTGAAAAGGAGGAGGGGAGGACGCCGGGCGGCGGCCTCGTTCCCCTGATCACCGGAGACGGTATTTTCCGTCTTCCTCTGCCACAAACCCCTCCGCGATCAGCTTCTGGAGGATAG
- a CDS encoding IS1634 family transposase, with the protein MEGSNISIGHLGLVAGAFDTLGIAPVIDRAIPKTRQHHLTHGDIVKAMVLNGLGFVERRLYLYPAFFSDIAIERLLGEGVTTAHLNDDVLGRTLDAIALFGPTELFNQIVAECLLASDYGTHCIHVDTTAFSVSGDYDVDFDSRDMNITYGRPKDGRWDLKQFVLGMATDQHGIPLFVQTFSGNESDKKTLMAIITQLTENLQHPGKVYHIADAAFYTAENLTTLGTHTFWISRVPATLNEVKELVAAEDLALQPCADERYQYAEHTSEYAGIPQKWVVYHSAPMQERQEKTFEKRLEKEKKQAETSLRKLGAREFACEPDARMAAEKWLQEHQQFCFSSLDIRTITRKKEKKPGRPKADEPVELAYTVVAEIEHDPRAVEEKRQKLGRFILATNDRDLSPDELLTNYKEQGAVERGFRFLKDPSFRVAEIFLKKPSRIQALAMIMVLCLFIYAMTEFRLRRELQNASETVTGQTKKQTQNPTLKWTFFLFRGVRELRFGAIDGVKVLVTNMTPELWKILRLLGKEYENYYS; encoded by the coding sequence ATCGAAGGCTCCAACATCTCGATCGGCCATCTCGGGCTCGTTGCCGGTGCCTTCGACACCCTCGGCATCGCCCCGGTTATCGACCGTGCCATCCCCAAAACGCGGCAGCATCATCTCACCCATGGAGATATCGTCAAGGCCATGGTGCTCAACGGTCTCGGGTTCGTCGAACGGCGCCTCTATCTCTATCCGGCATTCTTCTCGGATATCGCCATTGAACGTCTTCTTGGCGAAGGCGTGACCACCGCGCATCTTAACGATGACGTCCTGGGCCGGACGCTCGACGCGATCGCCTTATTTGGCCCGACCGAACTCTTCAACCAAATCGTCGCGGAGTGCCTGCTTGCCAGCGATTACGGTACGCACTGCATCCACGTCGATACCACCGCGTTCAGCGTCAGCGGCGACTATGACGTTGATTTCGATTCCCGTGACATGAATATCACCTACGGCCGTCCAAAGGACGGCCGGTGGGACCTCAAACAGTTCGTTCTCGGGATGGCAACCGATCAGCATGGCATTCCCCTCTTCGTGCAGACGTTCTCCGGGAACGAGTCGGATAAGAAAACGCTGATGGCGATCATCACCCAGCTCACCGAAAACCTGCAGCATCCGGGCAAGGTCTACCATATCGCTGACGCAGCGTTCTATACCGCCGAGAATCTCACCACCCTCGGCACCCATACCTTCTGGATCAGTCGGGTTCCGGCGACCCTGAACGAGGTCAAGGAGCTTGTTGCCGCAGAGGACCTCGCCCTGCAGCCGTGCGCGGACGAGCGCTACCAATATGCGGAGCATACATCCGAATATGCCGGCATCCCTCAGAAGTGGGTGGTATATCACTCGGCACCGATGCAGGAACGGCAGGAGAAGACGTTTGAAAAACGGCTGGAAAAAGAGAAGAAACAGGCAGAAACGTCGCTGCGGAAACTCGGTGCACGGGAGTTCGCCTGCGAACCGGACGCCCGCATGGCCGCCGAGAAGTGGCTGCAGGAGCACCAACAATTCTGCTTCAGCTCTCTGGACATCAGGACGATCACCCGGAAGAAAGAGAAGAAACCGGGTAGGCCGAAGGCAGATGAGCCGGTGGAGTTGGCCTATACGGTCGTTGCAGAGATTGAGCACGACCCCCGTGCTGTTGAAGAGAAGCGGCAGAAACTCGGGAGGTTTATCCTGGCGACGAATGACCGGGATCTCTCTCCCGATGAACTCCTGACGAACTACAAGGAGCAGGGCGCGGTGGAGCGGGGGTTCCGGTTTCTCAAGGATCCCTCGTTCAGGGTGGCGGAGATCTTTCTGAAGAAGCCGTCCAGGATCCAGGCACTGGCGATGATCATGGTGCTCTGCCTGTTCATCTATGCGATGACAGAGTTTCGGCTGCGCAGGGAACTGCAGAACGCCAGCGAAACGGTGACCGGACAGACGAAGAAGCAGACCCAGAACCCAACCCTGAAATGGACCTTCTTCCTCTTTCGGGGAGTCAGGGAACTGAGGTTTGGGGCAATAGATGGGGTAAAAGTGCTTGTTACCAATATGACCCCGGAATTGTGGAAGATACTCCGGTTGCTTGGGAAGGAGTATGAAAATTACTACTCATGA
- a CDS encoding IS5 family transposase codes for MSTFTNFAIHHEYASLAALGDRLGEVSGLIDWDAFRPLLADLYTNAEGRGGRPNYDVVLMIRLLVLQQWYGLSDPELERQATDRISFRHFLGYPETIPDRSTVWLFRERLAQTGKDTAIWDEFQRQLEVQGLAIKRGVMQDATFITADPGHAPAGTPRGDQAETRRSRDGTWAKKGSKSQFGYKLHILLDKDSQLIRRIETTTASLHDSRIDLSREGETVYRDKGYFGVKPQASMDKTMHRAVRNHPLSIKENRRNKAISRTRSLVERPFAVIKRVFHAGHLMVTTVARVHVKNIFSCMNFNFRQLLTLKAQAAER; via the coding sequence ATGAGCACGTTTACCAATTTCGCGATCCACCACGAATATGCCAGCCTTGCAGCTCTGGGTGATCGGCTGGGTGAGGTCAGCGGTCTGATCGACTGGGATGCCTTCCGCCCTCTCCTTGCTGACCTCTACACCAACGCCGAGGGGCGAGGCGGCCGTCCGAACTATGACGTCGTTCTGATGATCCGGCTGCTGGTGCTTCAGCAGTGGTATGGCCTGTCTGACCCCGAACTGGAGCGTCAGGCGACCGACCGGATCTCGTTCCGTCACTTCCTGGGATATCCGGAAACCATTCCGGATCGGTCGACGGTCTGGCTGTTCCGGGAACGCTTGGCGCAAACCGGGAAGGATACCGCGATCTGGGATGAGTTCCAGCGGCAACTCGAAGTACAAGGGCTCGCCATCAAACGCGGTGTCATGCAGGACGCGACGTTCATCACCGCCGATCCCGGGCATGCTCCTGCCGGCACGCCCCGGGGAGATCAGGCAGAGACGCGGCGCAGCCGCGACGGCACCTGGGCCAAGAAGGGCTCGAAGTCACAGTTCGGGTACAAACTTCACATCCTGCTCGACAAGGACAGTCAGCTGATCCGCCGGATTGAGACCACCACGGCGTCACTCCATGACAGCAGGATCGATCTCTCCCGGGAAGGTGAGACGGTCTATCGCGATAAAGGCTATTTTGGGGTGAAACCGCAGGCATCTATGGACAAGACCATGCACCGGGCCGTTCGCAACCATCCCCTCTCCATCAAGGAGAACCGGCGGAACAAGGCCATCAGCAGAACACGATCGCTGGTGGAACGACCGTTTGCCGTGATCAAGCGGGTGTTCCATGCAGGCCACCTCATGGTCACGACGGTTGCCAGAGTGCACGTCAAGAACATCTTCTCCTGCATGAATTTCAACTTCAGGCAACTTCTTACCCTCAAAGCGCAAGCTGCCGAGCGATAG